One region of Acropora muricata isolate sample 2 chromosome 13, ASM3666990v1, whole genome shotgun sequence genomic DNA includes:
- the LOC136896407 gene encoding contactin-1-like — protein MSEKSQSIIVNVIVPLMVRLSRLKLPVTEGENVTLTCNIINGVPKPNLIRWFKDKTPLDETKRKLALWGLKKEQEGTYTCETRNEAGSANDSVKVIVDIPPKLNSDLKDQSLSVYLHSLSRITCTESGDPEPNVTWTKNGTYFVNNNTLTISNVTLEDAGQYGCTAENRAAKINATVWIDVLAFPVVDVYPRNQTVLEGRPTVMNCTAKGAPRPALSWTFENGELPSDAAISNFSDESILRLLKTSKSMQGWYTCKANNKAGEARSNSSLHVLGLTVRGNKGS, from the exons ATGAGCGAAAAATCTCAAAGCATCATCGTTAATGTCATAG TGCCACTAATGGTGCGTCTGTCAAGACTAAAACTACCTGTTACTGAAGGAGAGAACGTTACTTTGACTTGCAACATTATCAATGGTGTCCCAAAGCCTAATCTAATCCGCTGGTTTAAAGACAAAACTCCTTTagatgaaacaaaaagaaaattggccTTGTGGGGCTTGAAAAAGGAACAAGAAGGGACTTATACCTGTGAAACAAGGAATGAAGCAGGCTCTGCAAACGACAGCGTCAAAGTCATCGTTGATA ttcCACCGAAACTGAATTCTGACCTCAAGGATCAGTCATTGTCAGTGTACTTGCACTCTTTATCAAGAATAACATGTACTGAAAGTGGCGATCCTGAGCCAAACGTGACCTGGACTAAGAATGGAACCTATTTTGTCAATAACAACACTCTTACCATCAGCAACGTTACTCTCGAAGATGCTGGCCAATATGGATGCACTGCTGAAAACAGGGCAGCAAAAATCAACGCAACTGTTTGGATTGACGTCTTag CCTTTCCTGTGGTTGATGTTTACCCAAGAAACCAGACTGTTCTCGAGGGAAGACCAACTGTCATGAACTGCACTGCCAAAGGTGCCCCCCGTCCAGCATTATCATGGACATTTGAAAATGGAGAGCTTCCTTCAGATGCTGCAATCAGTAATTTTTCTGACGAATCCATTCTCCGATTGTTAAAGACATCAAAAAGCATGCAAGGATGGTACACGTGTAAGGCAAATAATAAAGCTGGTGAAGCGCGTTCAAACTCCAGTCTTCACGTCTTAGGTTTGACAGTCAGAGGTAATAAGGGTAGTTAA